A stretch of Desulfitobacterium dichloroeliminans LMG P-21439 DNA encodes these proteins:
- a CDS encoding DUF1540 domain-containing protein, whose product MSIQLKCDAVNCVYNRSQLCSAEEIEVQGGQTTGGDNTFCGTFNSKSLGNYVSSMGNMNYSGSLKQMVSSEPVMDPKVHCKAVNCTYNSSEMCHADQVAIRNESSHSPEQTVCETFYPQIS is encoded by the coding sequence ATGAGCATTCAACTAAAATGTGATGCGGTTAATTGCGTGTATAATCGCAGTCAACTTTGTTCAGCAGAGGAAATTGAAGTTCAAGGAGGTCAAACCACAGGGGGAGATAATACCTTCTGTGGAACATTTAATTCGAAGAGTCTGGGCAACTACGTGTCATCGATGGGAAATATGAATTATAGCGGGTCTTTAAAGCAGATGGTATCTTCAGAGCCGGTTATGGACCCTAAGGTTCATTGTAAGGCAGTAAATTGCACCTATAATTCTTCAGAAATGTGCCATGCTGACCAAGTTGCCATCCGTAATGAAAGCTCACATTCTCCTGAACAAACCGTATGCGAAACATTTTATCCGCAAATAAGTTGA
- a CDS encoding DMT family transporter has translation MKAFFVFVALFGGMLLGIQTPINGALGKRIGSIEGALVSFTIGMICLLFAVFFFGRGNLSQVTQVPKLWLVGGALGAVAVTCSILSVQRIGVTSVLTAAVLGQIMVGLIIDHFGLLGVAKVPVDSLRLLGVIVMMGGLFLVLKPNG, from the coding sequence ATGAAAGCTTTTTTTGTATTCGTTGCCTTATTCGGAGGAATGTTACTTGGAATCCAGACCCCGATCAATGGAGCCTTAGGTAAGCGGATCGGGAGTATAGAGGGAGCGCTGGTTTCCTTTACTATTGGGATGATTTGTTTGCTATTTGCTGTATTCTTCTTCGGCAGGGGTAATCTCAGTCAAGTTACCCAAGTGCCTAAGCTATGGCTGGTTGGAGGAGCCTTAGGTGCCGTTGCTGTGACTTGCTCGATTCTTTCTGTCCAGCGGATTGGGGTGACGAGTGTATTAACCGCTGCAGTGCTCGGTCAAATTATGGTGGGACTTATCATCGATCATTTTGGACTACTCGGTGTAGCTAAGGTGCCCGTGGATAGCTTACGTCTACTCGGAGTAATCGTGATGATGGGTGGTCTGTTTCTGGTTCTCAAACCAAACGGCTAG
- the kapD gene encoding 3'-5' exonuclease KapD, translated as MDFLVVDFEFSVPRSYGKPRAWFSEIIEVGAIVLDQNGKLGDKTYSAFVKPQFWPRLADESYGITGIRQEDVDRGVSLEEAISHLQELAPQRDSYLVAWGDADRKVLGSVCEKYGLAYPFIWDNYVDLAEEYKAYRSLDRLLSLKRAIEENGIEQIGILHSALDDAINAAQVMGRMMSEGWSAQINEENSVPDEKKIAESISQRNINIV; from the coding sequence ATGGACTTTTTAGTTGTGGATTTTGAGTTTTCCGTACCGCGCAGTTATGGTAAGCCCCGGGCCTGGTTTTCTGAAATTATCGAAGTGGGTGCCATTGTTCTAGATCAGAATGGCAAATTAGGGGATAAAACCTATAGCGCTTTTGTGAAACCGCAATTTTGGCCTCGTCTAGCAGACGAAAGCTATGGGATTACGGGTATCCGTCAGGAGGATGTGGATCGTGGGGTTAGCTTGGAAGAGGCGATTAGCCACCTTCAAGAACTGGCACCACAGCGTGATTCTTATCTAGTTGCCTGGGGAGATGCAGATCGTAAAGTACTGGGTAGTGTCTGTGAAAAATATGGTTTGGCATATCCGTTCATCTGGGATAACTACGTTGATTTAGCGGAAGAGTACAAAGCTTATCGTTCACTGGATCGTTTGCTTTCATTAAAAAGGGCCATTGAAGAGAATGGTATCGAGCAAATTGGGATTCTCCACTCGGCTTTAGACGATGCTATCAATGCTGCGCAGGTTATGGGGAGAATGATGAGTGAAGGCTGGTCTGCCCAAATTAATGAAGAGAACTCAGTACCGGATGAGAAAAAGATTGCGGAGAGCATTTCTCAGAGGAACATTAATATTGTTTAA
- a CDS encoding DNA translocase FtsK: MSKRRRKTLPIRQGFAIVLALLGFLTLMGELGITGGKAFYQLLKYPLGDKAWLAPFVFFLLAMAVWGSTLFVKRQGSPSKRVKSQLRSKPNGKLKVRHLQEEPLAEASYFNQGVELPKGKLVSLKGFDDYFSSDLELEPIEPLVELDSLGKDFTTYFKEGQELSFQTMGTRLETVKGFSKYFEEVSTEIEQELWDAQPIADEPAKNTTAFPSKREWDKPSFTTLGSDYYPGQVAQLKKNDHKDQIFKGVSPEERAALLGKSRISEETAFDSYARSETIQAFEERAEPTDEDPVKHITDPLRNESSVSKSTLGEEAIGLPTEPEENTYSMNESDESFLDNDTMSIEVMSLEEENEEEILVQAKEDLTEELIPSVEPQNVVEEQRVIKPKAWKLPSFDLLDILPQVTVVYDQDTQKHLEQVLENFGVHAKVIRVARGPVITRYELAPAPGVKISRIVNLADDIALGLAARDVRIEAPIPGKSAIGIEVPNKHPRPVPFREVLETPEFKAGSAKLRVALGKDIGNQSIVANLAKMPHLLVAGATGSGKSVCITAIINSLLFNTCPDEVKFLMVDPKMVELSIYNGIPHLLAPVVTDPKKAAAALKWVVKEMETRYELFAASGVRDIERYNHMKAQEQGQRRVQGSEEARIVPAMPWIVVIIDELADLMMVAADDVEESICRLAQMARAAGIHLVIATQRPSVDVITGVIKANIPSRISFAVSSQIDSRTILDSTGAEKLLGRGDMLYSPQGINKPMRVQGCMVTDDEVQKVIAFWKAQGSPEYLDPEGFINVSPSAKGESAGPDDELFIEAGHLIITTGMASVSYLQRKLKLGYARAARLIDLLEDNGVVGGYEGSKPRQVLLNMDEFEDRFG, translated from the coding sequence GTGTCGAAAAGAAGAAGAAAAACCCTGCCCATCCGGCAAGGGTTTGCTATAGTATTGGCCTTATTAGGATTTCTGACATTAATGGGTGAATTGGGTATCACTGGCGGAAAGGCGTTTTACCAGCTTCTTAAATATCCATTGGGGGATAAGGCTTGGCTGGCGCCCTTCGTATTTTTTCTTTTAGCCATGGCAGTTTGGGGATCGACCTTATTTGTGAAACGGCAAGGGTCACCTTCTAAACGAGTTAAGTCACAGCTACGTAGCAAGCCAAATGGAAAACTTAAAGTTAGGCATCTTCAGGAAGAGCCCTTGGCAGAAGCATCTTATTTTAATCAAGGTGTTGAACTTCCGAAAGGGAAGCTTGTCTCCTTAAAAGGGTTTGATGACTATTTTTCTTCAGACTTAGAGTTAGAGCCTATCGAACCCTTGGTTGAGCTAGATTCCTTGGGCAAGGATTTTACTACCTATTTCAAGGAAGGACAGGAATTATCGTTCCAGACAATGGGTACCCGTCTAGAAACCGTCAAGGGATTTTCCAAGTATTTTGAAGAAGTTAGTACTGAAATAGAGCAAGAGCTTTGGGATGCTCAGCCGATTGCTGATGAGCCAGCTAAAAATACAACAGCTTTTCCCAGTAAGCGCGAATGGGATAAACCAAGCTTTACAACTTTGGGTTCCGATTATTATCCGGGGCAAGTCGCACAGCTCAAGAAGAATGACCACAAAGACCAAATATTCAAAGGGGTTTCTCCTGAAGAGCGGGCAGCTTTACTTGGCAAATCAAGAATTTCTGAAGAAACAGCCTTTGATAGCTATGCAAGGTCTGAAACCATCCAAGCTTTTGAAGAAAGAGCAGAACCGACAGATGAAGACCCAGTGAAGCACATAACAGATCCCCTCCGGAATGAAAGTAGCGTTTCAAAGTCAACCCTTGGGGAAGAGGCTATTGGGTTGCCAACAGAACCAGAAGAAAATACATATTCTATGAATGAGAGTGATGAGTCTTTTCTCGATAACGATACCATGTCCATAGAAGTAATGTCGCTAGAAGAAGAAAATGAAGAAGAAATTTTGGTTCAAGCAAAGGAAGATCTTACAGAAGAACTCATACCTTCAGTCGAACCACAAAATGTTGTCGAAGAGCAGAGGGTTATTAAGCCCAAGGCTTGGAAATTGCCTAGCTTTGACCTTCTGGATATCCTTCCACAGGTCACAGTTGTTTACGATCAAGATACTCAAAAACACTTAGAACAGGTCTTGGAGAATTTTGGAGTTCACGCTAAAGTCATTCGGGTTGCCAGAGGTCCCGTAATTACCCGTTATGAACTGGCTCCTGCACCTGGAGTTAAAATTAGTCGGATTGTTAATTTAGCTGATGATATTGCTTTAGGTTTAGCAGCTCGTGATGTGCGGATAGAAGCTCCTATTCCCGGAAAATCCGCCATTGGTATTGAAGTCCCCAACAAGCATCCACGACCCGTTCCTTTTCGTGAAGTTCTTGAGACTCCAGAGTTTAAAGCAGGATCTGCAAAGCTGCGGGTTGCTCTTGGAAAAGATATTGGTAATCAGTCTATCGTAGCAAATCTCGCAAAAATGCCGCATCTCTTAGTGGCAGGGGCGACCGGATCGGGAAAAAGTGTTTGTATTACTGCTATCATTAATTCATTGCTCTTTAATACCTGTCCCGATGAAGTTAAGTTTTTAATGGTTGACCCTAAAATGGTTGAACTAAGCATCTATAATGGGATTCCCCATCTGTTGGCACCTGTGGTCACCGATCCGAAGAAAGCTGCAGCTGCATTAAAATGGGTGGTTAAAGAGATGGAAACTCGCTATGAGCTTTTCGCCGCTTCCGGGGTACGGGATATTGAACGTTATAATCATATGAAGGCTCAAGAACAGGGACAAAGAAGGGTTCAAGGTAGCGAAGAAGCACGGATTGTGCCGGCGATGCCTTGGATTGTGGTCATTATCGACGAGTTAGCGGACTTGATGATGGTAGCTGCCGACGATGTGGAAGAGTCGATTTGTCGACTAGCCCAAATGGCGCGGGCGGCAGGAATCCACTTGGTTATCGCTACCCAAAGACCCTCAGTGGATGTTATTACTGGAGTAATCAAGGCGAACATTCCCAGCCGAATTTCCTTTGCGGTTAGCTCTCAGATCGACTCCCGAACCATTCTCGACTCCACAGGGGCAGAGAAATTATTAGGACGTGGGGACATGCTCTATTCGCCTCAAGGTATTAATAAACCGATGCGGGTTCAAGGGTGTATGGTGACTGACGATGAGGTGCAGAAAGTTATTGCTTTCTGGAAGGCTCAAGGTTCACCTGAGTATCTTGATCCGGAAGGATTTATCAACGTTTCTCCCTCGGCCAAGGGAGAGAGTGCAGGTCCCGATGATGAACTCTTTATTGAAGCGGGTCATCTGATCATCACAACGGGCATGGCTTCTGTTTCTTACCTGCAAAGAAAGCTAAAGCTGGGTTATGCCCGCGCGGCAAGACTCATTGATTTGTTAGAGGATAATGGAGTAGTAGGTGGCTATGAAGGAAGTAAACCACGCCAAGTCCTACTCAACATGGATGAGTTTGAAGACCGTTTTGGCTAA
- a CDS encoding M48 family metallopeptidase has translation MKTRSTMIWMPLMSFALLFSLLYLWYVLFPGPIRPEAIQLFGLDQVQQGQDYSKGTRMSYILSFMVQALFLIGFLASGRASSLSQWCEQRNQNNPWRGYIVFYLIIWVILALIRLPFAFFSSFYWQHLWEFSTQSLGSWGVDYLKQSLLDIALGGVGVILLFLAFHTWPRIWWIICGVFFSLWLVMQSILWPILIAPMFNHFQPIEDPIITEMVYELADKANLEIKEIQVMDASRRTTKANAYFAGVGGTKRIVLYDNLLNQYSLAEIKAVIAHEMAHWQKGHIAKGLTLGILGSFLVWGGAYLILRAYISKYHVPPLIWAVLLLFVLLTNFVSAPLQNSISRQMEIEADQSAVLLTGDPSAAIHLQTNLALKNRSDLSPPRFVEWLSYTHPSVLTRIEKIREVTE, from the coding sequence TTGAAAACCCGTAGTACGATGATTTGGATGCCACTCATGAGTTTCGCTCTCCTCTTTAGCCTGCTGTATTTATGGTATGTCCTTTTTCCTGGGCCTATTCGGCCAGAGGCAATACAACTCTTTGGCTTGGATCAGGTTCAGCAAGGACAAGATTATAGTAAAGGAACGAGAATGTCCTACATTCTCAGCTTTATGGTGCAGGCTCTTTTCCTGATAGGATTTCTAGCCTCAGGTCGAGCCAGCAGTCTTTCCCAATGGTGCGAACAGAGGAATCAAAACAATCCATGGCGTGGCTATATCGTGTTTTACCTGATAATCTGGGTGATACTAGCTTTAATACGTTTGCCATTTGCGTTTTTTAGTTCCTTCTACTGGCAGCATCTCTGGGAATTCTCTACCCAATCCCTCGGATCATGGGGGGTAGATTATTTAAAACAATCCCTGCTTGATATTGCACTCGGCGGAGTGGGTGTCATCCTCTTATTTCTAGCTTTTCATACCTGGCCAAGAATCTGGTGGATAATTTGCGGTGTTTTCTTTTCTCTATGGTTGGTTATGCAAAGTATACTTTGGCCCATCCTGATTGCGCCTATGTTTAATCATTTTCAGCCAATTGAAGACCCGATAATTACCGAAATGGTTTATGAGCTCGCGGATAAGGCTAATTTAGAAATAAAGGAAATCCAGGTTATGGACGCCAGCCGAAGAACGACCAAAGCCAACGCTTATTTCGCCGGGGTGGGTGGGACCAAACGAATTGTGCTTTACGATAATCTTCTCAACCAGTATTCCTTAGCAGAAATAAAAGCTGTTATTGCTCATGAAATGGCACACTGGCAAAAGGGTCATATTGCCAAGGGACTCACCTTAGGAATCTTGGGAAGCTTTCTGGTGTGGGGTGGAGCGTATCTTATTCTTCGTGCGTATATTTCTAAATATCATGTTCCACCGCTAATCTGGGCTGTGTTGCTCTTGTTTGTTTTGCTTACCAATTTTGTCAGTGCCCCGTTACAAAATTCGATTTCTCGACAGATGGAAATTGAAGCGGACCAATCAGCAGTCTTATTGACGGGAGACCCCTCGGCGGCTATCCATTTGCAGACGAATCTTGCCTTGAAGAATCGCTCTGATTTATCCCCTCCTAGATTCGTCGAATGGCTGAGCTACACCCATCCTTCAGTGCTGACAAGAATAGAAAAAATCCGCGAAGTTACAGAATAA
- a CDS encoding aminotransferase class I/II-fold pyridoxal phosphate-dependent enzyme — MHDIARELNEQIKNENPHVYELLSDLGRNLYYPKGILTQTDEAKEKAYRFNATIGMAMEKGQPMYLPVIQETLSEYNPQDIYTYAPPAGKPKLRGIWREKLLKDNPSLLGKTFTQPIVTNALTHGLSIVADLFLNPEDTLVLPDKIWGNYTLIFGTRRDAKIKSFSFFTGDGKFNAQGMKDALLGQKEQGKAVLLLNFPNNPTGYTPVEEEAEAIIEALLEVAEQGINLAVIADDAYFGLFYEDSIKESLFGRIANIHPRILAIKVDGPTKEEYVWGFRVGFITFADASPVLCECLENKAKSIIRGTISNASHPAQTFVLHALESPDFEKQKQEKYKIMEGRALKVKEILNSALYQELWDYYPFNSGYFMCLKLKGVKAEELRLHLLQEYGVGVIALGESDIRVAFSCVEEEDLEELFAYIYRGTKDLA; from the coding sequence ATGCATGATATCGCAAGGGAACTCAATGAGCAGATCAAAAATGAAAATCCTCATGTATACGAGCTCCTCTCAGATTTAGGAAGAAATTTATATTATCCCAAAGGAATCTTGACTCAGACCGATGAAGCCAAGGAAAAGGCTTATCGTTTTAATGCTACGATTGGAATGGCTATGGAAAAAGGGCAACCCATGTACTTGCCTGTTATTCAGGAGACTCTGTCCGAGTACAACCCTCAAGATATTTATACCTATGCACCGCCCGCCGGCAAACCAAAGCTTAGAGGAATCTGGAGAGAAAAATTACTGAAAGATAACCCCTCTCTTCTGGGTAAAACCTTTACACAACCGATCGTTACCAATGCCTTAACTCATGGTTTAAGCATCGTCGCCGATCTTTTTTTAAATCCCGAAGACACTTTAGTTCTTCCCGATAAAATATGGGGTAACTATACTCTGATTTTTGGGACCCGTCGGGATGCGAAAATTAAAAGCTTTAGCTTTTTTACCGGGGACGGAAAGTTCAATGCTCAGGGAATGAAAGACGCTTTGCTGGGCCAAAAAGAGCAAGGCAAGGCGGTCCTGCTCCTCAATTTCCCGAATAATCCTACGGGCTATACTCCCGTTGAAGAAGAAGCCGAAGCTATTATCGAAGCCTTGCTGGAAGTCGCTGAGCAGGGCATTAATCTGGCGGTTATAGCTGATGATGCATACTTCGGACTCTTCTATGAGGATTCTATCAAAGAATCCCTCTTTGGTCGTATCGCTAATATCCATCCCCGTATTCTGGCTATTAAAGTGGATGGTCCCACCAAAGAAGAGTATGTATGGGGATTCCGGGTGGGCTTTATCACCTTTGCCGATGCCAGTCCCGTTCTATGTGAGTGCTTGGAAAATAAGGCTAAGTCTATTATCCGTGGCACCATTTCTAATGCGTCACACCCTGCACAAACTTTTGTTCTTCATGCTTTGGAGTCGCCAGACTTTGAGAAGCAAAAGCAAGAAAAGTATAAGATTATGGAAGGTAGAGCCTTAAAGGTCAAAGAGATATTAAATAGCGCCCTCTATCAAGAGCTCTGGGATTATTATCCCTTTAACTCCGGCTATTTCATGTGCCTTAAGCTTAAAGGGGTGAAGGCAGAGGAATTAAGACTGCATTTGCTTCAAGAGTATGGGGTGGGCGTTATTGCCTTGGGTGAATCAGATATCCGTGTCGCTTTTTCCTGCGTAGAAGAAGAAGACCTAGAGGAACTATTTGCGTATATCTATCGAGGTACTAAGGATTTAGCATAA
- a CDS encoding toprim domain-containing protein yields MSKIIIVEGKTDKERLQEILVEPVEILCSHGTMGYEKIEEWATELEESEVYLLVDADDSGEKIRKNLQQELPNIHHLYTHRMYREVATTPLEVLAQVLEHAHFEVREIRSEEKI; encoded by the coding sequence ATGTCTAAAATCATTATTGTCGAAGGAAAAACGGATAAAGAACGTCTTCAGGAAATTTTAGTTGAGCCCGTGGAAATACTCTGTAGTCATGGAACCATGGGTTATGAAAAAATTGAAGAATGGGCCACCGAACTTGAAGAGTCAGAAGTGTATCTTCTGGTCGATGCCGATGACTCAGGAGAGAAGATCCGCAAAAATCTCCAACAAGAGTTGCCAAATATTCATCATCTATACACCCATCGTATGTATCGAGAGGTTGCTACGACCCCCTTAGAAGTGCTTGCTCAAGTTTTAGAGCACGCTCATTTTGAAGTCAGGGAAATTCGCTCAGAAGAAAAGATCTAA
- a CDS encoding metal-dependent hydrolase, with product MEVLNIDPITHGLIGAALSSLSGHPMQLNDPIFIGCTLGAMVPDLDIVTHLKGRINYLLKHRGASHSLLALGGMALGLGSLVHFIFPTSAWLTVVFWTLLGTLSHGIADLLNSYGAQLLWPFYKKKFTVNMAMVTDPVIFVLFLSSLIFSLRRPELAIYSTMTVLTVSMIYLLIREIDRLNTRKRLSQAFAVCVGQIKVLPAMYRPFNWSFLLYEEDRVSFGIMQKKEGRILKSLPQWDVEDPWINNALEGELADIFNQFTPYYHVIRKDVGLEAKIQFVDLRYWNKEDFLYKGEVLVCADGKITEERFFSFGNKDSQGIVLEY from the coding sequence CTGGAGGTGTTGAACATCGACCCCATCACTCATGGTCTAATTGGGGCAGCCTTATCGAGTCTTTCCGGGCACCCTATGCAGCTTAACGATCCAATTTTTATTGGTTGCACATTGGGGGCTATGGTTCCCGATTTGGATATTGTTACACACCTAAAAGGCAGAATAAATTATCTGTTGAAACACAGGGGAGCGAGTCATTCATTACTTGCTTTAGGGGGAATGGCGCTCGGTCTCGGTAGCCTTGTTCATTTTATTTTCCCAACCAGTGCTTGGCTAACGGTTGTTTTTTGGACTTTATTAGGAACTTTATCACATGGGATTGCTGATTTGCTAAATTCTTACGGCGCGCAATTGCTATGGCCTTTCTACAAGAAAAAGTTTACTGTAAACATGGCGATGGTGACTGATCCCGTCATTTTTGTCTTATTTCTCTCATCCCTAATCTTTTCCCTTCGGCGACCGGAGCTGGCAATATACTCGACTATGACGGTTTTAACGGTCTCTATGATCTATCTTTTGATTCGGGAAATAGATCGCTTAAACACCCGAAAGAGGCTCTCGCAGGCCTTCGCAGTGTGCGTTGGACAAATTAAGGTTCTTCCTGCCATGTACCGTCCTTTTAACTGGTCCTTTTTGCTGTATGAAGAGGATAGAGTATCCTTTGGGATTATGCAGAAGAAGGAAGGAAGGATTCTCAAAAGTTTACCGCAATGGGATGTTGAAGATCCATGGATTAATAACGCTTTAGAGGGCGAACTGGCTGATATTTTTAACCAATTTACACCCTATTATCACGTTATTCGTAAAGATGTTGGGCTGGAGGCAAAGATCCAGTTCGTGGATCTCCGCTATTGGAATAAAGAAGATTTCCTCTATAAAGGTGAAGTCTTGGTTTGTGCCGATGGCAAGATTACTGAAGAGAGATTCTTTTCCTTTGGAAACAAGGATTCTCAAGGAATCGTGTTAGAGTATTAA
- a CDS encoding ATP-dependent DNA helicase — protein MDKKQRVSVRTLVEFVLRQGDLQTGFRSATRLIEGTRAHQILQKQRGEDYQPEVALHTIYHQDELTLEIHGRADGIFRSESGVVVEEIKSTSLELDLIDQSYSILHWAQAQCYAYILASQEELAQIQVQLTYIHLETHETKEFMKIFSCEELENFFTDLVERYCAWANRLSAWVQLRNGSIAQLEFPYPSYRKGQRELVVAVYKTIKEGNRLYVQAPTGIGKTLGTIFPALKALLEGEEAPVFYLTAKTITRTVAESSLLMLEHQGLSLKRLTLTAKDKICFNPGCDCNPEDCSFAKGYYDRLGLGLADIFQVDVWNREQIERCGRLHAICPFEFSLELSNWADLVICDYNYVFDPRVFLKRFFLEGGAYTFLIDEAHNLVDRAQEMFSAELNKEELQHVKNLVQEEEPVLGKRLQTVNRNLLKLKKQGLEVAKDAPTSLYSSLERVVNEVEKIFKKEENSPWKEKLTELYFSIQAFLRTAESFDEHYLTYYQSTEEDYRVKLFCVDPAKRLSEVLNKGRAAIFFSATLSPLEYFIKILGGEKTSYKLHLASPFPPQNLCVMIQKQISTKYKQRSLSLDSVVEAIISLVRGRIGNYLVYFPSYEYLERVRERLMMLHPDLKLLPQTFGMAEENREEFLEAFQADPQESLVALALLGGVFGEGIDLTGTRLSGAIIVSVGLPQLGLERDIIRNYFQECYRQGFEYAYMYPGMNKVLQACGRVIRTEQDRGVILLIDERFARLGYKQLFPKEWKDVHYLQDNGQIQPILERFWRL, from the coding sequence TTGGACAAAAAACAAAGGGTTTCTGTTCGAACCCTAGTGGAGTTCGTCTTAAGACAGGGTGATCTGCAAACAGGCTTTAGGAGTGCGACTAGGTTGATAGAAGGGACCCGTGCTCATCAGATTCTGCAGAAACAGCGCGGGGAAGATTATCAACCTGAGGTCGCTTTACACACGATTTATCACCAAGACGAGCTTACCTTAGAAATACATGGGCGAGCAGATGGAATTTTTCGAAGTGAATCAGGGGTTGTTGTCGAAGAGATTAAATCGACTTCTCTGGAGTTAGACTTAATCGACCAATCCTACAGCATTTTGCACTGGGCGCAAGCTCAGTGCTATGCTTATATATTGGCTAGTCAAGAAGAACTGGCTCAAATACAGGTTCAATTAACGTATATTCACCTGGAGACCCATGAGACTAAGGAGTTTATGAAGATCTTTAGCTGTGAGGAATTAGAGAACTTCTTTACGGATTTGGTTGAGCGCTATTGTGCATGGGCTAATCGGCTTTCTGCTTGGGTGCAGCTTCGCAATGGGAGCATCGCTCAGCTGGAATTCCCCTATCCCTCTTATCGCAAGGGACAACGAGAGCTTGTTGTTGCTGTCTATAAAACGATTAAAGAGGGCAATAGGCTGTATGTCCAGGCACCCACGGGTATCGGCAAAACACTGGGGACGATTTTTCCAGCCTTAAAGGCTCTTCTTGAAGGTGAAGAGGCGCCGGTTTTTTATTTAACGGCGAAAACCATTACCCGTACCGTTGCCGAGAGCTCTTTGTTGATGCTTGAGCATCAAGGATTGTCTCTCAAGAGGCTCACCCTTACGGCCAAGGACAAGATATGCTTTAATCCTGGTTGTGATTGTAATCCGGAAGACTGTAGCTTTGCCAAAGGGTATTATGACCGGCTAGGCCTAGGATTAGCAGATATTTTTCAAGTGGATGTTTGGAACAGAGAGCAGATTGAACGCTGTGGTAGGCTTCATGCTATCTGTCCCTTTGAATTCTCCTTGGAATTATCCAATTGGGCGGATCTTGTCATTTGCGACTATAATTATGTTTTTGACCCTAGAGTTTTTCTCAAACGCTTTTTTCTTGAAGGTGGGGCCTACACTTTTTTGATTGATGAAGCTCATAATCTCGTTGATCGAGCACAGGAGATGTTTTCTGCAGAACTCAATAAAGAAGAGCTCCAGCATGTTAAAAATCTCGTGCAAGAGGAAGAACCGGTTTTAGGAAAGCGACTCCAAACGGTGAATAGGAATCTTCTGAAGCTTAAAAAGCAAGGACTTGAGGTGGCAAAAGACGCTCCCACATCCTTGTACTCCTCCTTAGAACGAGTTGTTAATGAAGTTGAGAAGATCTTTAAGAAAGAGGAAAACTCCCCCTGGAAAGAGAAATTAACAGAGCTGTATTTTAGTATTCAGGCCTTTTTACGGACAGCAGAAAGCTTTGATGAACATTATCTTACCTATTATCAGAGTACAGAAGAGGACTATAGGGTTAAGCTTTTTTGTGTAGATCCCGCCAAGCGGTTGAGTGAGGTCTTAAACAAGGGACGTGCGGCGATTTTCTTCTCAGCGACCTTAAGTCCCCTAGAGTATTTCATTAAAATTTTAGGGGGAGAAAAGACCTCGTATAAGCTGCACTTAGCTTCTCCCTTTCCGCCGCAAAATCTCTGTGTCATGATTCAGAAACAGATCTCCACAAAATATAAGCAACGCTCCTTGTCCTTGGATTCGGTCGTGGAAGCCATAATAAGTCTTGTTCGTGGCAGAATAGGTAATTATCTAGTCTATTTTCCTTCCTACGAGTATCTTGAGCGCGTTCGGGAGCGATTGATGATGCTTCATCCTGATCTCAAGCTCTTACCCCAAACCTTTGGAATGGCGGAGGAGAATCGAGAAGAATTCCTGGAAGCTTTTCAAGCAGATCCTCAAGAAAGTCTGGTAGCCTTGGCCTTGCTGGGAGGAGTATTCGGAGAAGGGATAGACCTCACCGGAACTCGCTTGTCCGGAGCGATCATCGTCAGTGTAGGACTCCCACAGCTTGGCTTAGAACGGGATATAATCCGCAATTACTTTCAGGAATGTTATCGGCAGGGTTTTGAATATGCTTATATGTACCCTGGGATGAATAAGGTGCTCCAAGCCTGTGGAAGAGTAATAAGGACAGAACAGGATCGCGGGGTTATTCTGTTAATTGATGAGCGATTTGCGCGCTTAGGCTATAAACAGCTTTTTCCTAAGGAGTGGAAGGATGTCCACTATCTCCAAGACAATGGTCAGATACAACCCATACTAGAAAGGTTCTGGAGATTATAG